A genome region from Rhodopseudomonas boonkerdii includes the following:
- a CDS encoding crotonase/enoyl-CoA hydratase family protein has translation MEDRVQVSITGGVADVRMVRADKMNALDAAMFAALVDTADRLSREKEVRAVVLSGEGRAFCAGLDMGRFAAMKESGGDGIGGAQKRDLSIRTHGLCNHSQQAVWGWRQLPVPVIAAVHGVAFGGGFQVALGADMRFLAPDTRMSIMEIKWGLVPDMAGTPILASLVRDDVLRDLTYTGRIFSAQEALSYGLATRIVDDPRTAALEAAREIAGKSPDAIRAAKRMLNNLSGDPGPALLAESVEQMKLMGAPNQTEAVRANIEKRVPNFVD, from the coding sequence ATGGAAGATCGCGTCCAGGTGTCCATCACGGGCGGCGTCGCCGATGTCCGGATGGTCCGCGCGGACAAGATGAACGCGCTGGATGCCGCGATGTTTGCGGCTTTAGTGGACACCGCCGACAGACTCAGCCGTGAAAAGGAAGTGCGCGCGGTGGTGTTGTCCGGCGAGGGGCGGGCCTTCTGCGCCGGCCTCGACATGGGACGATTCGCCGCCATGAAGGAAAGCGGCGGTGACGGTATCGGCGGTGCCCAGAAGCGCGATTTGTCGATCCGCACCCATGGGCTCTGCAATCACTCGCAACAGGCCGTCTGGGGGTGGCGCCAGCTGCCGGTCCCGGTGATTGCGGCCGTGCATGGGGTCGCCTTCGGCGGCGGCTTTCAGGTCGCGCTCGGCGCCGACATGCGCTTCCTTGCGCCGGACACACGCATGTCGATCATGGAAATCAAATGGGGCTTGGTGCCGGATATGGCCGGCACGCCGATCCTGGCTTCGCTGGTGCGCGACGATGTCCTGCGCGATCTCACCTACACCGGTCGCATCTTCTCGGCGCAGGAAGCGCTCAGCTACGGCCTTGCCACGCGTATCGTCGATGATCCGCGCACGGCAGCTTTGGAGGCGGCGCGCGAGATCGCCGGCAAGAGCCCGGATGCGATCCGCGCGGCCAAACGCATGCTCAACAATCTGTCGGGCGATCCCGGCCCGGCGCTGCTGGCCGAGTCCGTCGAGCAGATGAAGTTGATGGGGGCGCCGAACCAGACCGAAGCGGTCCGCGCGAATATCGAGAAGCGAGTGCCGAATTTCGTGGATTAG
- a CDS encoding SDR family oxidoreductase translates to MFNQQLLAGRNILVTGGGTGLGKSMAAKFLQLGAEVHICGRRKSVCDETATELMAEFGGKVTSHGVDIRDSAAVDAMIEGIWADGPLTDLINNAAGNFISRTQDLSPRGFDAVANIVMHGTFYVTHAVGRRWIAGKTRGNVVSITVTWVRNGSPYVVPSAMSKSAIHAMTMSLATEWGRYGIRLNTIAPGEIPTEGMSKRIKPGDEAGARTKAWNPMGRTGTMEELQNLAVFLISGGCDWINGETIAMDGAQALAMGGNFYQLREWSDADWDAAKASIMAQNEKDKAKRG, encoded by the coding sequence ATGTTCAATCAGCAGCTCCTCGCCGGCCGAAATATCCTCGTGACGGGAGGCGGCACCGGCCTCGGCAAATCCATGGCGGCAAAGTTTCTGCAACTGGGCGCTGAGGTTCATATCTGCGGTCGCCGCAAGAGCGTCTGCGACGAGACCGCCACCGAGCTGATGGCCGAGTTCGGCGGCAAGGTGACCAGCCACGGCGTCGATATTCGCGACAGCGCGGCGGTGGATGCGATGATCGAGGGCATCTGGGCCGACGGCCCCCTCACCGACCTCATCAACAATGCCGCCGGAAATTTCATCTCGAGAACGCAGGACCTCTCGCCGCGCGGTTTCGATGCGGTCGCCAACATCGTCATGCACGGCACGTTCTACGTGACCCACGCCGTGGGCCGCCGCTGGATCGCCGGCAAGACGCGCGGCAATGTGGTGTCGATCACCGTGACCTGGGTGCGCAATGGCAGCCCCTATGTGGTGCCCTCCGCCATGAGCAAGTCGGCGATCCATGCCATGACCATGTCGCTGGCCACCGAATGGGGTCGTTACGGCATCCGCCTCAATACTATTGCGCCGGGAGAAATCCCGACCGAGGGCATGAGCAAGCGCATCAAGCCGGGCGATGAAGCCGGCGCGCGCACCAAGGCGTGGAATCCCATGGGTCGTACCGGCACCATGGAGGAACTGCAGAACCTCGCGGTGTTCCTCATCTCCGGAGGCTGCGACTGGATCAACGGCGAGACCATCGCCATGGACGGCGCGCAGGCGCTCGCCATGGGCGGCAATTTCTATCAGCTGCGCGAATGGTCGGACGCCGACTGGGATGCAGCCAAGGCCAGCATCATGGCGCAGAACGAGAAAGACAAGGCGAAGCGCGGGTAA
- a CDS encoding AraC family transcriptional regulator — MTSFTERIDGPSAIAVWGSDEPGDAFRLGTRELDWHHHRRGQLFCIESGLIRLHTKQGSWLLPPQRIGWLPPGLSHKVTLSGVLSGWGVLLTPAASRTLPPQPCVMGVSDLLRALVRRAAGWAGVDRLTPAQTRLVAVLLDEIRSAPQEPLHLPMPTEARTLRIANALIRRPNDNRTLQEFAAWAGLSERTARRIFMADTGMSFAQWRQQARLTLALERLARNEPVADVAERLGYATPSNFIAMFRRVFGAPPARYFSRQRATSRRVG; from the coding sequence ATGACCTCGTTCACGGAGCGCATCGACGGGCCATCGGCGATCGCCGTTTGGGGCAGCGACGAGCCCGGCGACGCATTTCGGCTCGGCACCCGCGAGCTGGATTGGCATCACCATCGCCGCGGCCAGCTGTTTTGCATCGAAAGCGGATTGATCCGCCTGCATACGAAACAGGGCTCATGGCTATTGCCGCCGCAACGCATCGGCTGGCTGCCGCCCGGGCTATCTCACAAGGTGACGCTGAGCGGCGTGCTCAGCGGATGGGGCGTGCTGCTGACCCCGGCCGCGAGCAGGACATTGCCGCCGCAGCCTTGCGTCATGGGGGTCAGCGACCTGCTGCGTGCGCTGGTGCGGCGCGCGGCAGGCTGGGCGGGCGTCGACCGGCTGACGCCGGCGCAGACCCGATTGGTCGCGGTGCTGCTCGACGAAATCCGTAGCGCGCCGCAGGAGCCGCTGCATCTGCCGATGCCCACCGAAGCCCGGACGCTGCGCATCGCCAACGCGCTGATCAGGCGACCGAACGACAACCGTACGCTACAGGAATTCGCCGCATGGGCCGGCCTGTCGGAGCGAACCGCACGCCGCATCTTCATGGCCGACACCGGCATGAGTTTTGCCCAATGGCGGCAGCAGGCGCGATTGACGCTGGCGCTGGAGCGCCTCGCCCGCAACGAGCCGGTGGCCGACGTCGCCGAACGGCTCGGCTATGCAACACCGAGCAATTTTATCGCGATGTTCCGTCGCGTCTTTGGCGCACCACCGGCGCGGTATTTTTCGAGACAGCGGGCGACGAGCCGTCGCGTGGGCTAG
- a CDS encoding fatty acid--CoA ligase, whose protein sequence is MSVAEAATLADVIRIQAKTRGDSTALVFEGRETSYAELDRRANQVANGLAALGVKPDERIAYLGKNSDLFIELLLGAVKAKVVTAPVNWRLAGPEIAFIVDDARAAVLFVGPEFIDLVRGLKDRLPHVRTIMTMESGAPEWRDFTAWRDAQSDSDPNIPTTKNDVSIQLYTSGTTGNPKGAMLSHQNFLSLLRIGGTDQNPDWNVWTDTDVSLVAMPIFHIGGVGWAVFGLYNGAKSVIAREFDPNKVLDFFRDYGISKLFLVPAAMQFIVRQPRAREMNFSQLKYIMYGASPIPAALLRECIAVFGCGFVQMYGMTETTGTIVVLAPEDHVEGRDCMRSAGKALPGIEIAILDPDGKELPVGEVGEIATRSASNMIGYWNLPDATARTLDRNNWLRTGDAGYLDQDGFLYIHDRIKDMIISGGENIYPAEVESAICDHPDVAEVAVVGVPDDTWGEAVKAVVALKPGKEINAVDIIAFARQRIAAFKTPKTVDFIQALPRNASGKILRRQLREPYWAGKDRQVN, encoded by the coding sequence ATGTCCGTTGCGGAAGCGGCTACGCTGGCCGATGTCATTCGCATTCAGGCCAAGACACGCGGAGACTCGACCGCGCTGGTATTCGAAGGGCGCGAGACCAGTTACGCCGAACTCGATCGCCGCGCCAACCAGGTCGCCAACGGCCTGGCTGCACTGGGCGTCAAGCCGGACGAGCGCATCGCCTATCTCGGCAAGAACAGCGATCTCTTTATCGAACTGCTGCTCGGCGCCGTGAAAGCCAAAGTCGTCACGGCCCCTGTCAACTGGCGCCTGGCCGGCCCGGAGATCGCTTTCATCGTCGATGACGCCAGGGCAGCGGTGCTGTTCGTTGGACCGGAATTTATCGACCTTGTGCGCGGCCTCAAGGATCGGCTTCCGCATGTCCGCACGATCATGACCATGGAAAGCGGCGCACCGGAATGGAGAGATTTCACGGCCTGGCGCGACGCGCAAAGCGACAGCGATCCAAATATCCCGACCACCAAGAACGACGTCTCGATCCAGCTCTACACATCCGGCACCACGGGAAACCCTAAAGGCGCGATGCTGTCGCATCAGAATTTCCTGTCGCTGCTGCGTATCGGCGGCACCGACCAGAATCCGGACTGGAACGTCTGGACGGACACCGACGTCTCGCTGGTGGCGATGCCGATATTCCATATCGGCGGTGTGGGCTGGGCGGTGTTCGGGCTCTACAACGGGGCAAAGAGCGTGATCGCGCGTGAGTTCGATCCGAACAAGGTGCTCGACTTCTTCCGCGACTACGGCATCAGCAAATTGTTCCTGGTGCCGGCGGCAATGCAGTTCATCGTGCGGCAGCCACGGGCGCGCGAGATGAATTTCTCGCAGCTCAAATACATCATGTATGGCGCCTCGCCGATCCCTGCTGCACTTCTAAGGGAATGTATCGCGGTGTTCGGCTGCGGCTTCGTGCAAATGTATGGCATGACCGAAACCACCGGCACCATTGTCGTGCTGGCGCCGGAGGATCACGTCGAGGGGCGCGACTGCATGCGCTCCGCCGGCAAGGCACTGCCGGGTATCGAGATCGCCATTCTCGATCCCGACGGCAAGGAGCTGCCCGTGGGAGAAGTCGGCGAAATCGCGACGCGTTCGGCATCGAACATGATCGGTTACTGGAATCTACCCGACGCCACCGCGCGCACGCTCGACCGCAACAACTGGCTGCGCACCGGCGATGCCGGCTATCTCGACCAGGATGGCTTCCTCTACATTCACGACCGCATCAAGGACATGATCATTTCCGGCGGCGAAAACATCTATCCCGCCGAAGTCGAGAGCGCGATCTGCGATCATCCGGATGTCGCCGAAGTCGCCGTGGTCGGCGTACCCGACGATACATGGGGTGAAGCGGTGAAAGCCGTGGTGGCGCTGAAGCCGGGCAAGGAGATCAACGCAGTCGATATCATTGCCTTCGCCCGTCAACGCATCGCTGCCTTCAAGACGCCAAAGACGGTGGATTTCATCCAGGCGCTGCCACGCAATGCATCGGGAAAAATCCTGCGGCGGCAATTACGGGAGCCGTATTGGGCCGGCAAGGATCGGCAGGTGAATTAA